In Candidatus Paceibacterota bacterium, the following proteins share a genomic window:
- a CDS encoding MazG-like family protein: MNMEEFQKFIDDQDKLFRTVKDTTQTDRERILSRTVKISEEFGELSDEVLAYLGDQRKGKMEGRSLESLSDEFADVVITTFLLAKLMNVNIPDALGKKIEKIKAKHNKQL, translated from the coding sequence ATGAACATGGAAGAATTTCAGAAATTTATAGATGATCAAGATAAATTATTTCGTACAGTAAAGGATACGACTCAAACTGACCGAGAAAGGATATTATCCCGTACAGTAAAGATATCGGAAGAGTTTGGAGAGTTGTCTGATGAAGTCTTGGCATATCTGGGTGATCAAAGAAAAGGCAAGATGGAAGGCAGAAGTTTAGAAAGCCTTTCCGATGAATTTGCCGATGTAGTGATTACAACTTTTCTCCTCGCGAAACTTATGAATGTAAATATCCCAGACGCACTTGGCAAGAAGATTGAGAAAATTAAAGCTAAACATAATAAGCAACTATAA
- a CDS encoding DUF378 domain-containing protein, whose translation MSKLNWLDWIALILIIIGGINWGLVAFNINLVEIIFRTATLVKIVYILVGLSGLYAIYTVSKNCSGGSEPQV comes from the coding sequence ATGTCAAAACTTAATTGGTTGGATTGGATAGCTTTAATCTTGATAATTATCGGGGGTATAAATTGGGGTCTTGTTGCTTTCAATATAAACCTCGTTGAAATAATCTTTAGGACAGCCACATTAGTTAAGATAGTCTACATTCTTGTCGGTCTATCGGGACTATATGCTATATACACTGTTTCAAAGAATTGTAGTGGGGGTTCAGAGCCACAAGTATAA
- a CDS encoding DEAD/DEAH box helicase, whose product MYRRNNSRSSSSRSYGRGGYQGGGNHRGGNSGGGQRRTSNQGRTQNIHFSKFINKAEPLIAEVAYISKHKFSDFSIDLKIKENITKKGFSTPTPIQDQIIPQILAGRDVVGIANTGTGKTGAFLIPLIQKALINRNEKVLIVVPTRELALQINQELRTLVLGMPVYSVCCVGGVSIGGQISELRNRSSNFIIGTPGRLKDLVNRRFIDLSKFATIVLDEADRMLDMGFIADMKFVMAKMPKHRHTLFFSATISREIEILIKDFLTNPITISVKTGDTAKSVDQDIVRVNGNKLDTLHDILNKEEFYKVLIFGRTKHGVEKLSKNLIARGFKADSIHGDKNHAKRQKALSAFKDEYINILVATDVAARGLDIPDISHVINYDLPATYDDYVHRIGRTGRGNKKGKALTFIE is encoded by the coding sequence ATGTATAGAAGAAATAATAGTAGAAGTTCGTCTTCACGATCGTATGGTCGTGGCGGATACCAAGGCGGTGGAAATCATCGCGGGGGTAATAGTGGTGGAGGTCAGAGAAGGACCTCTAATCAAGGACGCACTCAAAATATTCACTTTTCTAAATTTATAAATAAAGCGGAACCTCTCATCGCAGAAGTCGCCTATATTTCAAAACATAAATTTAGTGATTTTAGTATTGATTTAAAAATAAAAGAAAATATCACAAAGAAGGGGTTTAGCACACCTACACCGATTCAAGACCAGATCATCCCGCAGATTCTTGCAGGAAGAGATGTCGTCGGTATTGCAAATACAGGGACAGGTAAAACTGGTGCTTTTCTGATACCGCTTATTCAGAAAGCGCTCATAAATAGGAATGAAAAGGTGCTTATCGTCGTGCCTACTCGCGAGCTTGCTTTGCAGATAAATCAGGAGCTTAGGACTCTTGTCTTGGGTATGCCTGTATATTCTGTATGCTGTGTCGGAGGAGTTTCTATCGGCGGGCAAATATCCGAGCTTAGGAATAGAAGCTCAAACTTTATTATAGGCACACCGGGAAGATTGAAAGATTTGGTAAATAGAAGATTTATAGATCTTTCTAAATTCGCGACAATAGTGCTAGATGAGGCAGATAGAATGCTTGATATGGGATTTATCGCCGATATGAAGTTTGTGATGGCAAAAATGCCAAAACATAGACATACTCTATTTTTCTCCGCTACGATTTCAAGAGAGATTGAGATTTTGATTAAAGATTTTCTCACAAATCCGATAACTATTTCCGTAAAGACGGGCGATACAGCAAAGAGTGTAGATCAAGATATCGTGAGAGTAAACGGAAACAAACTTGATACTTTGCATGATATTCTCAATAAAGAAGAATTCTACAAAGTGCTTATTTTCGGAAGGACAAAGCATGGGGTAGAAAAACTTTCAAAAAATCTGATTGCAAGGGGATTCAAGGCGGATTCTATTCACGGTGATAAAAATCATGCCAAAAGACAAAAGGCACTTTCCGCTTTCAAAGATGAATATATAAATATCTTGGTCGCTACAGATGTGGCTGCGAGGGGTTTGGATATTCCGGATATTTCCCATGTTATAAACTATGACTTACCAGCTACTTATGACGACTATGTCCACCGTATTGGTAGAACAGGCCGTGGGAATAAGAAAGGAAAGGCACTAACTTTTATAGAATAG
- a CDS encoding MBL fold metallo-hydrolase, translating to MKITKLGHCCLLIETRGKRILTDPGSYTVEAQSKLKDIDCVLFTHEHQDHCHIESLKIILKNNPQAIIYANDSVSELLNKENIKNITVKNGQAFSVGEVVVTGIGEKHAMMHSLIPISSNTGYFVDNLLWYPGDAFTDPKREVKILALPVSGPWMKIGDALDYAILIKPKVCFPVHDAIRFGSAHAFPAKILPTKGIEFIPMIEGDVKEF from the coding sequence ATGAAAATCACAAAACTAGGACATTGCTGTTTACTTATAGAGACAAGGGGCAAAAGAATCCTTACTGATCCTGGGAGTTATACTGTGGAAGCTCAATCTAAATTGAAAGATATAGATTGTGTTTTGTTTACACACGAGCATCAAGACCATTGTCATATCGAGTCATTGAAAATAATATTAAAAAATAATCCACAAGCGATTATTTACGCAAATGATTCAGTTAGTGAATTGCTAAATAAAGAAAATATTAAGAATATTACTGTGAAAAATGGTCAAGCTTTTTCTGTCGGTGAGGTGGTGGTGACTGGTATAGGGGAAAAGCATGCAATGATGCACAGTCTAATACCGATTTCTTCTAATACTGGTTACTTTGTTGATAATCTTTTGTGGTATCCAGGTGACGCTTTCACAGACCCAAAGAGAGAAGTAAAGATATTGGCCCTGCCGGTTTCCGGGCCTTGGATGAAGATAGGTGATGCACTGGATTATGCTATTTTAATTAAGCCCAAAGTATGTTTTCCAGTTCACGATGCAATAAGATTTGGCTCAGCCCACGCTTTTCCGGCGAAGATTTTACCAACAAAAGGCATAGAATTTATCCCCATGATAGAAGGTGATGTTAAAGAATTTTAA
- a CDS encoding DUF2127 domain-containing protein yields the protein MQPVISEKKIFRIFEISLWLKGLNALSEILGGIAVLLVNKAYIITLVLTLTQNELSDDPNDLVGLFIVNSVSSFAMSSQTFFSIYLLVHGILKVFVIAGLLMNRLWAYPASIVVFSGFIIYQSYRYYFIHSGWLLALTIFDIFIVYLVIHEYRVRRKTLHKVQ from the coding sequence ATGCAACCAGTCATAAGTGAGAAAAAGATATTTAGGATCTTTGAAATTAGTCTTTGGCTTAAAGGATTAAATGCACTTTCTGAGATTCTTGGCGGTATCGCTGTACTTTTAGTAAATAAAGCATATATAATAACTTTGGTCCTTACTCTTACACAGAACGAACTCTCAGATGACCCAAATGATTTGGTGGGTTTATTTATTGTAAATTCTGTTTCAAGCTTTGCTATGAGTTCGCAAACTTTCTTTTCAATATATCTACTTGTACACGGAATTTTGAAGGTTTTTGTCATTGCAGGACTTCTTATGAATAGACTCTGGGCATACCCGGCTTCCATTGTTGTATTTTCCGGTTTTATAATTTATCAATCATATAGATATTATTTTATTCACTCTGGGTGGCTTTTAGCTCTTACGATATTTGATATCTTTATAGTATATCTCGTTATACATGAGTATAGAGTTAGAAGAAAGACACTTCATAAAGTGCAATAG
- a CDS encoding rubredoxin, with protein sequence MSQYVCLECGWIYDEAKGMPTRGIAPGTKWEDLPADFKCPECSVKKSDAHMWQKV encoded by the coding sequence ATGTCACAATATGTTTGTTTAGAATGTGGTTGGATATATGACGAAGCCAAAGGCATGCCGACAAGAGGCATAGCCCCAGGCACCAAATGGGAAGATCTTCCCGCAGATTTCAAATGTCCGGAATGTTCTGTCAAAAAAAGCGATGCACATATGTGGCAAAAAGTTTAA
- a CDS encoding PEP-utilizing enzyme, whose product MAINKNIKTGYYIADKVSGMAASVFAVSVLPEVVRCADYINKFKIGFYANTINVLKEKADEWIIDEHIKTECASVAKFVSKPENLNYFDEIKNSIIQDSESLRKTALLDIQRMGKMNAKELVSEYFNFMKVYIEKYAPGAITFVYDGVISEYLHKVLAKRYKNTNEIIENHLNSPYTSFMIENERLLLRIREEKDESKRAELIEDYYKLFFYIDASYKYSGKMTPDKIQTKFKGATHTNRDKTGFNLNNLELNQEEIGILELLKISEVIRDQRKKLNLIGNYTMYRFLDEACSRLKIDVNIADRLFWDEYGDLISSPEETTNRIEKREYVTCLWNNSEISYREGVFVEEKIKVDKDIKTFSGTPAARGFAKGNVSIIIGSNEFSKFESGNIIVAEMTRPDFLPIMKLAKAIITDEGGLTCHAAIVARELGIPCIVGTRIGTRVLRDGDLVEVDAERGVVKKLN is encoded by the coding sequence ATGGCTATAAATAAAAACATAAAGACTGGTTATTATATAGCAGACAAGGTTTCGGGTATGGCTGCTTCAGTATTTGCTGTATCAGTCTTACCAGAAGTCGTAAGATGTGCTGATTATATAAATAAATTTAAAATAGGTTTTTATGCTAATACTATTAATGTTTTAAAAGAAAAGGCCGATGAATGGATAATAGATGAACATATAAAGACTGAGTGTGCATCCGTCGCGAAATTTGTTAGTAAGCCAGAAAATTTGAATTATTTTGATGAAATAAAAAATTCAATTATACAAGACTCGGAATCTCTAAGAAAAACAGCTCTACTTGATATACAGAGAATGGGTAAGATGAATGCTAAGGAATTAGTCTCAGAGTACTTTAATTTTATGAAAGTCTATATAGAAAAGTATGCCCCAGGGGCGATAACTTTCGTCTATGATGGAGTGATTTCTGAATACCTACATAAGGTTCTTGCTAAGAGATATAAAAATACCAATGAAATTATTGAAAATCATTTAAATTCTCCATATACGAGTTTCATGATTGAAAATGAGAGACTTCTTTTAAGAATAAGGGAAGAGAAAGATGAATCTAAACGTGCTGAGCTGATTGAAGATTATTATAAGTTATTTTTCTATATTGATGCTTCATATAAATATAGTGGAAAAATGACACCTGATAAGATACAGACAAAATTTAAAGGTGCGACGCATACAAACAGAGATAAGACTGGATTTAATTTAAACAATCTCGAACTAAACCAAGAAGAGATAGGTATTTTGGAACTATTAAAAATATCTGAGGTCATTAGAGATCAAAGGAAAAAACTAAATTTGATTGGCAATTATACAATGTACCGTTTCTTAGATGAGGCATGTAGTAGACTAAAGATTGATGTGAATATCGCCGATAGACTCTTTTGGGATGAATACGGAGATTTAATTAGTAGTCCCGAGGAGACAACTAATAGAATTGAAAAGAGAGAGTATGTTACATGCCTATGGAATAATAGTGAAATATCGTATAGAGAAGGTGTGTTTGTTGAAGAAAAAATCAAGGTTGATAAAGATATTAAAACATTTTCTGGTACCCCCGCTGCAAGGGGTTTTGCTAAAGGCAATGTATCAATAATAATCGGTTCAAATGAATTTAGTAAATTTGAAAGTGGAAATATCATTGTTGCAGAGATGACACGACCAGATTTCTTGCCTATAATGAAATTGGCAAAAGCAATAATTACAGATGAAGGGGGCTTAACTTGTCACGCGGCGATAGTAGCAAGGGAACTGGGCATCCCATGTATTGTTGGCACTAGAATAGGCACAAGAGTGCTGCGTGACGGTGACTTGGTGGAAGTGGATGCGGAGAGAGGGGTGGTGAAGAAATTAAATTAA
- a CDS encoding FAD:protein FMN transferase: protein MHNIKNVRIKLDMKEFEYKGKAMGTDFSIAIVCDSKGLADKLADEAEKEIWDYEKLFSRFLPESELSRLNKEKEIVVSETFMKVALASRELFFLTDGIFNPLFQIERLGYDKDFNRLDIISIKKNIEEYNTDFTSTVFDEKESIIILQKGQKLDFGGFLKGYLAEILCKEIKSSSKEIGGVIVNIGGDLYTQGLDANGKEFVFEIYNPITKKDDILISIYNQALATSGTYKRNWKNGNLTIHHILDISGIQNPDTGVVSASIISDSGAKSEAFAKVFISVGPKEAQKILKDDKMKYIIIKSDGKIIKNI from the coding sequence ATGCATAACATCAAAAATGTTAGAATAAAGCTCGATATGAAGGAATTTGAATACAAAGGAAAGGCGATGGGGACGGATTTCTCTATTGCTATTGTATGTGATTCAAAAGGTTTGGCAGACAAGCTGGCAGACGAGGCCGAAAAAGAGATTTGGGATTATGAAAAGCTTTTTTCTCGATTTTTGCCGGAAAGTGAGCTGTCTAGACTGAATAAAGAAAAAGAGATTGTTGTGTCGGAAACTTTTATGAAAGTAGCTCTTGCTTCCAGAGAATTATTTTTCTTGACCGACGGAATATTCAATCCCCTATTTCAAATAGAAAGACTCGGCTATGATAAAGATTTTAATAGATTAGATATTATAAGTATAAAGAAAAATATAGAAGAATATAATACAGATTTTACATCAACGGTTTTTGACGAGAAAGAGTCTATAATAATTTTACAAAAAGGGCAAAAACTTGATTTCGGAGGATTCCTAAAAGGTTATCTAGCTGAAATACTTTGCAAGGAGATCAAAAGCTCATCGAAAGAAATCGGCGGTGTTATCGTAAATATCGGTGGGGATCTTTATACACAGGGGCTAGACGCTAATGGAAAAGAGTTTGTCTTTGAAATATACAATCCCATAACGAAAAAGGATGATATTTTGATCTCAATTTACAATCAAGCACTTGCAACAAGCGGAACTTATAAGAGAAATTGGAAAAACGGCAACTTAACTATTCACCATATTCTTGACATTTCAGGCATTCAAAATCCCGATACAGGCGTAGTATCTGCTAGTATAATCTCCGATAGCGGGGCAAAATCTGAAGCCTTCGCAAAAGTATTTATTTCTGTCGGGCCAAAAGAAGCACAAAAAATCCTAAAAGATGATAAAATGAAATACATAATTATAAAAAGTGACGGAAAAATAATAAAAAACATATAA
- a CDS encoding DNA alkylation repair protein yields the protein MSSVEDVKKDLRLYADFEKANVLQRFFKTGKGDYGEGDVFLGISVPNTRKVAKKNIDISLSEIKRLLYSKIHEERLCSLLILVNNFENTDEPGRRQIFDFYIKNSKQVNNWDLVDLSAPRIVGRYLLNKPKRILYDLVESNNLWKRRVSIISTLAFIKNSELKDTFKLAKILIKDKHDLIHKAVGWMLREAGKVNVGNLEKFLDKFSYKMPRIMLRYAIEKFPENERQKYLNMGKNK from the coding sequence ATGTCTAGCGTAGAAGATGTTAAAAAAGATTTAAGACTATATGCTGATTTTGAAAAGGCAAATGTTTTGCAAAGATTTTTTAAAACCGGAAAAGGTGATTATGGCGAAGGAGATGTTTTTCTTGGAATAAGCGTTCCAAACACAAGGAAAGTAGCAAAGAAGAATATAGATATTTCACTTTCTGAAATTAAAAGACTTTTATATTCAAAGATTCACGAGGAAAGACTTTGTTCATTACTTATTCTAGTAAACAATTTTGAAAATACAGACGAACCAGGTAGAAGACAAATCTTTGATTTTTATATAAAGAATTCAAAGCAAGTAAATAATTGGGATTTGGTGGACCTTTCAGCACCTAGGATTGTGGGTAGATATTTATTGAATAAACCTAAGAGAATTTTATACGACCTTGTTGAATCAAATAATTTGTGGAAAAGAAGAGTTTCTATAATTTCAACGCTTGCTTTTATAAAGAACAGTGAACTAAAAGATACTTTTAAACTGGCAAAAATACTGATAAAAGACAAGCACGATCTTATCCATAAAGCGGTTGGCTGGATGCTTAGAGAAGCGGGAAAAGTAAATGTGGGGAACTTAGAAAAGTTTCTAGATAAGTTCAGTTATAAAATGCCTAGAATAATGCTTAGATATGCTATTGAGAAATTCCCGGAAAATGAACGACAAAAATACTTAAATATGGGTAAAAATAAATAG
- a CDS encoding histidine phosphatase family protein has translation MESKEFIKGVEVEPKLLFKVTLMRHEKPFYKDEGHDLTPEGVENAIRKGKKIREDGTISENDDIILVHSPARRAKGTIDFVAESAGLKDVPKTEIDQLRSSDLNDLDTIIEYFNKSSTSPEKLAEDHYKDPLFNERPDIIEPQQNKKERLYRSFEYLIRWFEKHPPEDKTPHVIAVSHFEVITHIIDDVFGIENVGKYNVPSFGESVYIEAYESDKKSIIKLKVTFDGKTKEVIFDRSDRSVKIEE, from the coding sequence ATGGAGTCAAAAGAATTTATAAAAGGAGTTGAAGTCGAGCCAAAACTACTGTTTAAGGTGACTTTGATGAGACATGAAAAACCTTTTTATAAAGATGAGGGACACGATTTGACTCCGGAGGGTGTCGAAAACGCGATAAGAAAAGGTAAAAAAATTCGTGAAGACGGTACTATTTCAGAAAATGACGATATTATATTAGTACACTCCCCAGCAAGACGAGCTAAAGGCACAATAGATTTCGTTGCTGAATCTGCCGGACTAAAAGATGTTCCTAAGACCGAGATAGATCAGCTACGCAGTAGCGATTTAAACGATCTCGACACTATTATTGAATATTTCAATAAATCCTCTACTAGCCCCGAAAAATTAGCTGAAGACCACTACAAAGACCCTCTTTTTAATGAAAGACCAGATATTATCGAGCCACAGCAAAATAAAAAAGAGCGTTTATATAGAAGCTTTGAATATTTGATTCGTTGGTTTGAAAAGCATCCACCCGAGGACAAAACACCACACGTAATAGCTGTTTCGCACTTTGAAGTAATTACCCATATTATAGATGATGTCTTTGGTATTGAGAATGTGGGCAAATATAACGTACCATCTTTTGGTGAATCCGTTTATATAGAAGCTTATGAATCAGATAAAAAAAGCATCATAAAACTAAAAGTCACTTTTGACGGTAAAACGAAAGAGGTGATTTTCGACAGAAGTGATAGGTCAGTAAAGATTGAAGAATAA
- the def gene encoding peptide deformylase: protein MKLLNCVEFGNPILRLRAKKVTLNFLKSKTGKTFMKDMLYTMRKSKGIGLAAPQIGKSLQIIVMEIRPTPERPKQKQKGPVFAINPKIINYSKKIITDWEACLSLGRIYALVPRPKTVTVEYYNQDSKKITEKASGLWARIFQHEIDHLNGLSFMDRVKDFKSIMTSSEFIKRVAKKK from the coding sequence ATGAAATTATTAAATTGTGTTGAATTTGGAAATCCCATCTTGAGACTTAGGGCGAAGAAAGTCACATTAAATTTTTTAAAAAGCAAGACCGGCAAGACTTTTATGAAAGATATGCTCTATACTATGCGCAAAAGTAAAGGTATTGGTCTAGCTGCTCCACAAATCGGTAAATCTTTACAAATAATAGTCATGGAGATCCGACCAACACCAGAAAGGCCGAAACAAAAACAAAAAGGGCCAGTTTTCGCTATAAATCCAAAAATTATTAATTATTCGAAAAAGATAATAACTGATTGGGAGGCTTGTTTGAGTCTGGGGCGAATATACGCCCTGGTTCCGAGACCAAAAACAGTAACAGTTGAATATTATAATCAAGATAGTAAGAAGATTACAGAAAAGGCTTCAGGTCTGTGGGCACGTATTTTTCAACATGAAATAGATCATCTTAACGGACTAAGTTTTATGGATAGAGTAAAAGACTTTAAATCAATTATGACCTCTTCGGAATTTATAAAGAGAGTGGCGAAGAAGAAGTAA
- a CDS encoding PEP-utilizing enzyme: protein MEIEDLKKVDWVDVVNRKESLLFYSLTIRAYTAMDKVVGIPFSFKNAIFKGTGEIIHSKKELDGLLALFKSNGTDFLYSFRDNLISQVGKFYEFASSISEIDYSKLSQKQLVEYINRYYELGVASHCFLIPLAIVDRILLKELMDLLPGKDEKKKLDEVSILTQSEKENEHTLEERSFLSLAKAHKDKNKDFNRLLEEHLKNFSWIGTRGYWWNREWKREDIIERIDNLFKQGKNPEEETALLDEVKKSSAEERIKLVEDLKMSDAANHLATITQDFSYVRTWRTDIMYRSGYKAKNLFYEIAKRAGFDTESVIYLTFPELIEIAENLKAGISNDELNRRKSFFAFVLNGESYTLLSGSKSMADLMNITKEPERVSTLSGNIAFRGVVSGKAKVVYTGDDIKKVERGDILVAVMTFPNFIPAMEKAAAFVTDEGGILCHAAIVAREMKKPCITNTKIATKIFKDGDMVEVDAEKGIVKKIN, encoded by the coding sequence ATGGAGATAGAAGATTTAAAAAAAGTCGACTGGGTAGATGTGGTAAATAGGAAAGAAAGTCTGCTTTTCTATTCATTAACCATAAGAGCATATACTGCTATGGATAAAGTAGTCGGAATACCTTTTAGTTTTAAGAATGCGATATTTAAGGGTACTGGCGAGATAATTCATAGTAAGAAAGAACTCGATGGTCTGTTGGCGTTGTTTAAAAGTAATGGCACAGATTTCTTGTATTCATTTAGAGATAATCTCATTTCTCAAGTCGGTAAATTTTATGAATTTGCATCTTCTATTTCTGAAATCGATTATTCTAAATTGTCCCAGAAACAGCTCGTAGAATATATAAATAGATATTATGAATTAGGAGTAGCTTCGCATTGTTTTTTAATTCCACTAGCTATCGTAGACAGGATTCTGTTGAAAGAATTGATGGATTTACTTCCAGGTAAAGATGAAAAGAAGAAATTAGATGAGGTCTCTATTTTGACGCAATCGGAAAAAGAAAACGAGCATACTCTAGAAGAGAGGAGTTTTTTATCGTTGGCTAAAGCACATAAAGATAAGAATAAAGATTTTAATCGTCTTCTAGAAGAGCATTTAAAGAATTTTTCTTGGATAGGCACGAGAGGATATTGGTGGAATAGAGAGTGGAAGAGAGAGGATATAATAGAAAGAATTGACAATCTATTTAAGCAAGGGAAAAATCCGGAAGAAGAAACGGCACTTCTCGATGAGGTGAAAAAGAGTTCCGCAGAAGAGAGAATAAAACTTGTTGAAGACTTGAAGATGAGTGATGCTGCAAATCACTTGGCGACAATTACGCAAGATTTCTCATACGTGAGAACATGGAGGACGGATATTATGTATCGCTCGGGGTATAAGGCAAAGAATCTATTTTATGAAATAGCCAAAAGAGCGGGTTTTGACACAGAATCTGTAATCTATTTAACTTTTCCGGAATTAATTGAAATAGCTGAAAATCTAAAGGCGGGTATTTCAAACGATGAATTGAATAGAAGGAAATCTTTTTTCGCTTTTGTTTTAAACGGCGAATCATACACGCTTTTGTCTGGCAGTAAATCTATGGCAGATTTAATGAATATTACTAAAGAACCAGAAAGGGTCAGTACATTGTCTGGAAATATTGCATTTAGGGGTGTTGTTTCTGGTAAAGCTAAAGTAGTTTATACGGGAGATGATATTAAAAAAGTCGAAAGAGGAGATATTTTGGTTGCAGTGATGACTTTTCCAAATTTTATACCAGCTATGGAAAAAGCTGCAGCTTTTGTCACCGATGAGGGAGGCATATTGTGTCACGCGGCAATAGTAGCAAGAGAAATGAAAAAACCGTGTATTACAAATACTAAAATAGCTACTAAAATCTTCAAAGACGGAGATATGGTGGAAGTGGATGCGGAAAAGGGAATCGTAAAGAAAATTAATTAA
- a CDS encoding diacylglycerol kinase family protein, whose product MQDNQNNKKVFSIIKRAQSFAHAGRGIWIFVKSTHNAWIHIVVLILAVFLGVYLKITHIEWIFLTLAGGFVLVSEAFNTAIEVDMDLTSPEYHPFARDTKDIAAGAVLISACTALIVGILIFGRYLL is encoded by the coding sequence ATGCAAGACAATCAAAATAACAAAAAAGTATTCTCAATAATCAAAAGGGCGCAGAGTTTTGCGCATGCGGGGAGGGGGATTTGGATTTTTGTGAAGTCTACACATAATGCGTGGATTCATATTGTCGTCTTAATCTTGGCAGTTTTTCTTGGTGTTTATCTGAAAATCACCCATATAGAATGGATATTCCTGACACTTGCTGGAGGTTTTGTGCTTGTTTCCGAAGCCTTTAACACAGCTATTGAAGTAGATATGGACCTGACATCTCCCGAATATCATCCATTTGCTCGAGATACAAAAGATATTGCTGCTGGAGCTGTATTGATATCAGCATGCACAGCGCTTATTGTCGGCATTTTAATATTTGGTCGGTATTTACTTTAG
- a CDS encoding FAD-dependent oxidoreductase, giving the protein MSIKRVSGKIVGITDLTKTAKEIRVALDNPLDFVAGAFVNIFIDIDGEKERRAYSISSSDKEQNNISLAVRLTPKGKVTPIFWNKDLLGERIELMGPLGVNTADKMLHEKIYLFAFGVGAGVVKSLADHFADENGLKSLVIMTGSRFEDEIIYKEYFDNLAENYPKIKVSHIVSRPQDASIYKKGYIQDYISELDFSNSDIYVCGQESACTALVEKIKLSNPINCSFFVEAFH; this is encoded by the coding sequence ATGAGTATAAAAAGAGTTTCTGGGAAAATTGTTGGAATAACAGATCTTACAAAGACGGCCAAAGAGATAAGGGTGGCTTTGGATAACCCTCTCGATTTTGTGGCTGGTGCTTTTGTAAATATTTTTATTGATATAGACGGCGAGAAAGAAAGACGGGCATATTCTATTTCGTCATCAGATAAAGAGCAAAATAATATTTCTCTAGCTGTAAGATTGACTCCAAAGGGCAAAGTAACACCTATTTTTTGGAACAAAGACCTTTTGGGCGAGAGAATAGAGCTCATGGGCCCGCTTGGTGTGAATACCGCAGACAAAATGCTTCATGAAAAAATATACCTTTTTGCTTTTGGTGTCGGTGCTGGGGTGGTGAAATCTCTAGCAGATCATTTTGCCGATGAAAATGGTCTCAAAAGCCTTGTGATTATGACAGGAAGCAGATTTGAAGACGAAATTATATACAAAGAATATTTCGATAATCTTGCCGAAAATTATCCAAAAATAAAAGTTTCTCATATAGTCTCGAGACCGCAAGACGCCTCCATTTATAAAAAAGGTTATATCCAAGATTATATTAGTGAACTTGATTTTAGCAATTCAGATATCTATGTCTGCGGGCAAGAGTCCGCCTGCACAGCTTTAGTAGAAAAAATAAAATTATCAAATCCGATCAACTGTAGCTTCTTCGTTGAAGCTTTTCACTAA